Genomic window (Corticium candelabrum chromosome 3, ooCorCand1.1, whole genome shotgun sequence):
GTCTACCAATGCCTTTTAAGtcatgcataaacaaatgtgaaCGTGAAGTAGAATTGGATGGCACTGGGTATCATCTTctcacctgcaagtttgggGGAAGACCAGTCTGGCAACACGATTCTGTAGTGTCAggatggtgcagttgtttgaaCGAGCTCCAACTGCACCATCGCAAGGAGCCAAGAGAACAAtatacagaatctgagaatCACCCCGATATTTTAATGTACAATGAAACAAGTACAGAGTTGGACGTGAGcatggctcacccttggagcaaagacatcctaAATAGAGCATCTAAAGAGGCAGGCTATGCAGCTGAGAAGTGTGAGATGacaaagaaaagcaaatacgaAGCTCTGTCTGTTCAGGACGGCACAACACCTAACTTAGTTCCTCTGGTCTTTAAGCACTGTGGGTTCTGGGCACTGGAGgctgataacttcctgaactcactctcaaagaaATCAAGGAATTCGGAAggcagaagtactgaagccgacttcaggacgagatggcgtagacagatttctataattatccagagatgtaatgctagagttatattaaagaagataagtagattgcacgtaggtaagatagatgattttttctttgataTAGACATTCagcactatgttcattaggataatactgtagctatgacttcagacatttcagtagtttttgctAATGCTTAGGATACTTTACTTCTGCGATtaactgttacatttacagtttgggagagaataaaacaatctgtctgtctgtctgtctgtctgtctggtttagaagctattggagaagaagattttctgtgattattcagaaatgtaacagtagagttgttttaagaaagctatctaggctttcattgaattgtttggatggacaagacaagctagagatggacaaagccattcatagttctattcattaattaaaacgaagaacagtaggaaagtagaacttttagtactgcagcaagtgatgtaagtagtgacgtttgatgacaataaaacaaatctgtctgtctgtctgtctgtctgtctgtcattttgtctgtctatctgtctacttacttgtctacctgtctgttttgtgtttgtccgtcagtttttgtcagtttgcctatgtgtttgtttgtctgctttttgtttgtttgtttgtctgcttactgtttctttgtttgtttatttgtttgtttgtgttagtctgtttgtttgtttttgtttatatttgttatatgtttgtttgtctgtctgtctgtttgtttgtcagtttgtctgtttgtttgtttgtcagttttctgtttgtctgtttgtctgtttgtcggtcagtttgtttgtttgtttgtttatttgtctatttgtttgtctgtttgtaaataATGTGTTGTGTAAGTGTGTAGGATGTAGCCGCATTGGGACAGCAAGACATCAAACGAAGGATGTTTTTTCACAGTCAGGTAGATACGTCACACAGGAGGATGTATCCAAGCTCACTGATGATCTTTATGTGTgaaactatgtttgtttgtttattgcaatttactttgtctgtttatttgtttgttcatttatttgtttgtttgcttattacaatttactttgtttgttgtttatttatttgtttttttttgtttacttgatttatttacttacttgtttgtttacttgtttgtctactcAGTTGTTTACTCGTTTGTTTACTCATTGTTTACTTGGTTGTTTATttgatttgtttacttgtATTTACTCTTTTGTTTACTCgtgtgtttacttgtttgtttactcgTTTGTTTACTCCTTTGTTTACTCttttttacttgtttgtttactcgTTTGTTCactcatttgtttacttgtttttttattaaatattgttCTATTGTTCCTGATCATTATTGTCTAGTCGTCTTCTGCTTTTCCATCTCAGACTACTGCACATGTCACGGATTGGCATGCAAAGAGTGAAGGgtaattatcaattaatttattacttataGGACAGTTGACATAGACAATCAATTTTGTtctctattgtttgtgtgcttgtcttgTGTTCATCTCTTTTATACTCAGCGATGGCATTCGTTATGAATTCTCAAATTCTGACAGTAAGTCAACACAtatctgtaattaattaattaattattaattgatatgcgtggtcacgtgaccgttTTTATTTAGTGGCAGCAACACGTTCATACAATGCAGTGACGGTCTCTAATAGCTTCACTTCTATTGCATCCAGTGCTTTTGGTGTATGTCACTAATAgaacagtttgtgtgtgtgtgtgtgtgtgtgtgtgtgtgtgtgtgtgtgtgtgtgtgtgtgtgtgtgtctgtgtatctgtgtgcgtgcgtgcatgcgtgcatgcatgtgtgtgtgtgtgtgtgtgtgtgtgtgtgtgtgtgtgtgtgtgtgtgtgcgtgtgcatgcatgtatgcatgtgtgtgtgtgtgtgtgtgtgtgtgtgtgtgtgtgtgtgtgtgtgtgtgtgtgtgtgtgtgtgtgtgtgtgtgtgtctgtgtctgtgtatctgtgtgcgtgcgtgcatgcgtgcatgcatgtgtgtgtgtgtgtgtgtgtgtgtgtgtgtgtgtgtgtgtgtgtgtgtgtgtgtgtgtgtgtgtgtgtgtgtgtgtgtgtgtgtttgcagctctgtctgtctcttaggttgtttgtctatttattttatttttagagAACGAAAAGCCAGAGATCAAAAGTCAACGTTCATACTTGTATGAGGATTGTTTGTGCATGGGTTTGGCCGTCGgagtttgatgtttgtgttaGGTGCCGTGCCACCGTGGCTTCGAGGTGATGAcaacgatgatgatgatgagacGTCGATTATTGGTTCACCTGAAGAGTTGTTTTTGAATCACGGTAGGAAGCAATAATTGTTGAGATCGTTTggtctttgtttgcttgtttatgtgtctgtaagtctgtttatttgtctgtcagttggtGATTGTATGCgtctatgtatttgtttgtttgactgtgtgtCATTGTTTGTCGTCGTcaagtttgtttattatttttaaatgtatttgtttgtttgcatgtttgcatgtttgttgtttgtttacatgtttatgtgttaATTTGTTaacatgtttatgtgtttatttgttaacaTGTTtaagtgtttatttgttaacaTGTTtaagtgtttatttgtttacatgtttatgtgtttatttgttacatgtttatgtgtttatttgtttacatgtttatgtgttaattttttatgtgtttatgtatttatttgtttacgtgtttatgtgtttatttgtttacgtgtttatgtgtttatttgtttacatgtttatgtgtttatttgtttacgtgtttatgcgtttatttgtttacatgtttatgtttttatttgtatacatgtttatgtgtttatttgttacatgtttatgtttttatttgtttacatgtttatgtgtttatttgttacatgtttatgtgtttatttgtttacatgtttatgtgtttattttttatgtgtttatgtgtttatttgtttacgtgtttatgtgtttatttgtttacgtgtttatgtgtttatttgtttacatgtttatgtgtttatttgtttacgtgtttatgtgtttatttgtttacatgtttatgtgtttatttgtttacatgtttatgtgtttatttgtttacttgtttatgtgtttatttgtttacatgtttatgcgtttatttgtttacatgtttatgtgtttatttgttacatgtttatgtttttatttgtttacatgtttatgtgtttatttgtttacatgtttatgtgtttatttgtttacatgtctatgtgtttatttgtttacgtgtttatgtgtttatttgtttacgtgtctatgtgtttatttgtttacgtgtttatgtgttcatttgtttacgtgtctatgtgtttatttgtttacgtgtttatgtgttcatttgtttacgtgtttatgtgtttatttgtttacgtgtttatgtgtttatttgtttacgtgtctatgtgtttatttgtttacgtctttatgtgtttatttgtttacatgtttatgtgtttatttgtttacatgtttgttttcAGTGTTATGTAAGGAGAATAGAGGCAAGAACCCAAAACGGGTCGACGCTGAATTCATGCAGCAGATTAAACACATGAAACGTGATcagtatgataatgatggaTGGTTAGTGGATTTttattgatgtgtttgtttgtttgtttgtttgtttatatgtctgtttgcttgtttatttatttatatatatttgtttgtttgtttatttgtttatttgtttatttgtttgtttatttgtttgtatatttgttatttatttatttgtttatttgtttgtatatttgttatttatttatttgtttatttgtccatttgtttatttatttatttgtttctttatttgtctatCATTCTTAGTTTATAGAACGTAGCACAAAAAtcagtttcttgttgtttCAGGTTGCCTTCATTTGGACGAGTGTGGAATCACGGTCCTCGTTCACACTCAAAGTATGTCTCCTTGTTTGCCTCGTTTGCTTGGTATAACACACATGCAGCCGATTGTGAATTGTGAACGTCAATTCACTAGATTCGAGTTCGTAAGTGAGAGCAGAATAGGAAAACGTGGCAAGCATGAGGACAGAAATGAGACGATGCAACACGATGTAATGTGTTTGCtcgtctgtctgcttgtctgatTTTTCCTTCATCTATCTCTCATTCTGTGTGAATCAATTAGTGAATATAcgtaattttgtaattataattttaattaaattagtaagTATTAGTGTTGTTATAGTTTAgcattaatttattatgattaatattaatgttttgtattgtttaatatcaatgtattatttatattattttgatAAATTgtttaatataaatttattgttaatgtttaatattaattgattgttatgtttaatattaattttcgtattgttaatattaatgatttatattaaatttgttgtgttgtttaatatcaacttataGGATGGTTCAGTACTTCACGCAGTATCATCTTCATCATTacaagatgatgatgatgcacaACGTCAGTTAAACACTTTTACATCTGAAGCTCTCAATGCACCAACATCTGATGCTTTTcctgctgctgttgttcaaCATCCAGCGACTGTTTATACGGGCTATTCAGTCGATCACATGACATTCAGATGGAGGCAGTCGCAAGACTTGTGCGTTCAGAatcaaacacatgcacgtgtaGACTTTCCAGTAAAGGGGATTGTTGAGCCACTGCATGTAAGTATGTCTCAACTACAATTATTATTGatgttaatatattagttgGATGTTCTTGGAGTCCCAGACTATTGgcataataaaaaaattggtAATAAATTATTAGTGTTTACTTGtggttatgtgtgtgtgtgtgtgtgtgtgtgtgtgtgtgtgtgtgtgtgtgtgtgtgtgtgtgtgtgtgtgtgtgtgtgtgtgtgtgtgtgtgtgtgtgtgtgtgtgtgtgtgtgtgttcacgtggtgtatgcatgtcacgtgacataaaaTGATTTTCTTCTAGGATGCTTGTCCTATAGCATCGTCGTTGTTACCAAACACCAACAAATTGAAAGAAAGCAAGGAGACAATGCTGAGTCAAGCATCTCTCACTGATAGTAACAAACTTTTGTTGTTGAGCAAAATGCTGGCAAAACGTAAAGAAGAGCTTGTTCAATCgttgaagagaaagaaggGTGACGATCAATAATATTGTATGATATAGTATTAGTAGATGATATAGGCTGTACTTGGTGGTCGATGCTGGAGgacaatattgatattaaaataattatatatgaacacacacacacacacacacacacacacacacacacacacacacacacacacatacacacacacacacacacacacacacacacacacacacacacacacattccagCCTGAaggttgttgatattaataaaaatcaTTTAGAATGTATTGAGCAATTTGAGAGGAAATGTAAAAAtgttataataaaattaaaaatatatgttttgataatattacatttattttaattaattaattatggaaTTATGTATAATAAGGTTTGGGTGAGCACAAACTCACGTCTCATTGATCGTCGCGTCTGCAGATGAATGGACGTTGTTATCTCGTTGTAAACATTTTGTTAATATCTACTTGCTGTTTACACATAGCGTGCGCAAAAAGTAGACACGTGATGGTGAGTAGGTCATACATGTATGAGTGAGTAGCAGCACTTGGTTGGCAACGTCGTGGAGTGCAAGGTAGAAATCGCTGGAAATTTGTAGAGAAAAGGAATTGTAAAGAGAGTTTTACGTTTGAAGGTGAGAATAAAGTTGGAAAGTGAGTAGGGAGGGGCAGCGACATGTTGGTAGAGTGTTGTCGGGTAGTCTTGTGTGGTTACACGTTCATGTGTTACTGTTATGTTagaatgagtgagagagacatCACAGCATTGAATCGCCGACTACTGCACGCAGCGAAGAGACAGTCACGTTATGAGGTTGAACGTCTTTTGGATGTTGGAGCTGAAGTGAATGCGTGTGATAGTCTTGTATGTTATTGAttgagtgactcgttttattgttgttcatAACAATTCACTCTAATGTAGGGAACTACTGTACTGATAAGAGCTTGTATGAATGGCTCTAAGTCATTAGTTGAGCTTTCGTTGTCTAGAGGGGCAGATGTGAACAGAACTGATAAATGGGTAAGTGTTGatagtgaatgaatgaatgaagagaatgagatttaaatgatgtgatgagatttgtgataggacggatattacagtatagacaaacaataaaacacaattattgtcattacagGGTTTCACTGCTCTAATGTTGGCAGCATGGGGGGATCATGATGAAATCGTTGAAATTCTATTAAAATCAAAAGCAAATGCTGAACTGAAGAATGAGGTgagtgtttgcatgtgttgcagttgaactgttgtatgtgttgatgtgatgtatggtaataataaatgtattgatattaaatattatgaTGACATGTTATTAAATCAATAGAAAGTGCAACAGCAGTGGCATAGGCAGCAAACAATAATTGGTTTAGaggtcatccataattgtctACGTTTACTCAAGCGTACAAAGCGTCCTCTTTTCTGCAtacccctccccctctcccaaGCGTACATAAAATGTTGGTCATGTGAATGTAGAACCATGGTATTacaataactaaataattagAAACCCTTTCGAAGATTGATATGCACATTTCGTCGTTCTGTCCAGCAGTCTTCCATTATCGTTGCACTTTCTGCACAGCTTCCTCATGAGACAAAGATGGGCTGGCAAAGACAAAAGCGTTCACAAACTGTTGCTATCTGTTTGGCGGCGTTTTATGAACAGCGCAAGGTCTCTTAGACAGGTCTGTTAGTATGTACCACAGAGTACACCTCCCACACCATGTACACTCTAGTAAACACGTGCGATGAATGCTTAGCGTGCTCTACACGTCATACACTTGCGACGGATAGTTACAAACCAGAGTTGAAAAGTCTGGTTACAAACGTAGATACAGTACAACACACGTACGTGTAAATGCAATATCCTGATTTCAGTATCacttctcatctacttctggaCCAAAAAGAAATCATCAACATTTTATGCTCCGCCCCAAAAGTGGACAACTACTCTTACCCTCCCCCCCTAGCGTACACTTTGTACACTTGAGTAAATGTGTACAATTATCTGTGATAGCCAGTGTTCTCTCCAGTCTGGGCCATATGTTGGGGTAGTGAGATAGTCGGTTGATTCATGAAATGTAaccattaatttattactggTTGGGTAGTGGAGACAGCAGGCATGATCCATGAACAAACGTCTTCGTTACTAAGTACCACAGAAATGTCCTTTGCTCATCATCATTGGCTAATTGGCAATCTTGGCATGTGTACACTTGTGTTGTATGACGGTTGGAATGCTGTTACAGAAGATGCCCATGCTTTGACACACCCTTGAGTTTTTAtctaaaatttatttttttagTTAGACTGTGTAAGGAGGTGCAGATTGTAGGGATGATGTTTGGTTCTAGTAAATAGTAGTAGGTTATGCATGACAGGAGGTGTGTATTAGACATAGACTAAGATGCTAACACTTGAGTTAAACTACCAAACCGGAAGTAACGTCATTATTTATATATGACGTCATAACTCAATTTGCTTTGCTTGTTGAGTCGAAATCCTGGTGAGAACATTGGTGATAGCATTTCTAATCTGTCTTCACAAACCTCTGGTATAGGCCATCTTatcttatttgtgtgtgttatgttgtcagCGTGGTAAGACAGCATATGAACTGGCtggcaatgccaaagttaaaAGACGACTGAGGAAAGCAATGGTGAGACGTTTATGTAGTGAGATATGGTGGTATGTGTAGAATGGATGGGTTGTATTGTCAGgatgaacagaagtatgcTGTTCTGTATGCCGAAGGCACAGTGAGACCAGAaatcatgaaattgtgtttcATTGGTAAAGAAGGAGCAGGAAAGACGACACTCATGGAGGCTCTCAAACGAGGATGGTTAGAATGGGCTTTCTTTGCAAATGAGAAGAAACCAGATGACCCAAAATGTGAAGAGGAACGCACAATTGGTATCAACGTGATGACAGTCGATATTCCAGGAGTGGGTCGCTTGTCAGTGTGGGACTATGCAGGTCAAGGGCAGTTCCACAAAACACACGGCCTTTTCTTTTCCTCCAACTCAATCTTCATCTTGCTAGTGAGTCTagtgagaggagaggagagacgACTGTGCAGTGTTGAGGAGTTGCTAGAAGAGCTTCAGTATTGGCTCTCATTTCTCAGAGCCAGTTTGGATGCAGAGTTTATACCCACAGTGTTGATAGCTGGCAGTCACATAGATTACTGTCCAGGGCGTCAGGGTGTCTTGCAGCGTGTGGTCGACGACATGCGTGAGCTGTTCAAAGGCAAGATCAACATCAttgaagtttgttttgttctcgACTGCAGGAGGAGCTGGACATCTGAAATACAACAACTAAAGAAAGTTCTTTGTGATGTGAAAAGGAGTCTTCAGCAGGTGATTATGAGACTAGTTTTATAGACTTATAATTACCTGCTGATATAGATATTTATGTTTCAGTCTGCTCCTCTGTATCCTCGTCTTTGTCAGCCAGTCGTGTCCAAgttgcttccttctcttcgtaagaaacaagaagatctGTTCATGGAGAAGGCAACACTCATGGAGAGGATCGAGCAGGAAGCATGTCcaggacaagagaagaaggttGTAGAGAAGGTAGTTGATTTTTTAGATGATTCAGGAGAGGTGAGACGACGAGCAGATGTTTAGTTGTTGtacttgtgtatgtttgtgtaatattgttgtgatgtgtgtttagATTGCTGTTGCCGGTGATGTGGCAGCTCTCAATCCTGCATCTCTACATCATTATGCCATCGGTCCTCTCATTGCTTCTGAGGATTTTAAGTGGCATGTCAGGTCAAAGAGGAAGGATGGTACagtaacaagagaagaagcagaaaagGCAATCAATCATTTCCGAAGAGATAAGaagattcaagttcaactcaacacagataAAGTTCTCGCTATAAATGAATGTCTTGAtatctgcttcaaagtggaaggcagagacgacacgtacatgtttccagctctcttgcctcctaaggatctgtctgtcatgtggaagagagacgagagtaagaaagtgtatgtCGGTCGTCGTCAAGTGTGCAGCAGTGAGACGACCATCTTCAGTCCATCTGCATTTGGCATGTTTCAATCTAGAGTTCATACGACGTTAGATACAGAAGCAAGGCTGTGGAGGAATGGACTGATTGTATCACGAGGTGATTCTATTCATTGTTATGTTGAATGTTTGGTTGCCATGGTAGATCCTGTTCGTTCTGTCGACTTTGTATGTCGTGGAGGTAAGGCAACAGAATTAGAATGTGTTTCCCTACtcgacactgtcatgtctctttggagAGATACGTTAGACAGATACAGTCCAGGCACTGAATATGAGACTGGAtatctgagcagaaagcatttagaggaacacaaagaactgaaacaagttgcTGTCTATGCTGAAGAGAAAATTCAGGAAGCCAAAGCAACAAGTAAAGGAGCAAGTGCTGCTGTAAAACAAGTAGTTGGTGATGATCTGATGGTAGAAAGTCTTGATGACTTGCTGGTCATTCTAGCCTCCAATAGAATGTTGACCACTGCAGTTGTCCATCCCAGTGCAGTAGTGGCAGCTGTCAGTAAGCACGGTTCATCTCAATGGTATTTATTTGGACATAAATTAGGTTTCAGTCACCACGAAATTACTTCGTTATGTCATGACAAAGCGACTGCAGCTTCTAAATTATTTGCAATTATTCAAGTGAAGACTGAACAAGTTGGTGATGTGAAGATTGATGATCTGCTGTTGGAGATATGTGGACTGTTGCCAAGTAGAATTGATGGTACAGTCAAAGAGGAGCTTGGAATCCCCACATGACTGTAGGATATCGGGTGGATATTTATCAACACTATAATAGGCATTTAGTAATATAATCACGAAATTGTTTAGTGTCACATTCATAAAGGCATCGTCATGTGTATGGTGTGTAGACttgaattttatttttattttttatgtgtcgtgctcaaccagatcagtctggtttgtaaggtctcttgtaatCAGcggaggcaaaccctgcctcagatgtgcttagaccatcatggctgtttAGACAGAAAacatgactttacgtaggatccgactggatccaagaagcactgctttctgtatGTGCTGtgggttgtgatgacctggaataatgtccagccacagtgcaatacctgtgtgcactgtacccaaagctcccaacaccactgaaACAACCAGTGTCCAACACTGCCACATGAGGCTTATCTTCACCTGCAAGTCACTGTATCTCGTCAACTcctcagcctgtttcctggcaATGTTGCATtgagcaggacagctgatatcaatgagaagacaagtgtttgtcttcttatttctgaaacagatgttaggacgattggcaccgatcttcctagcagtagggatggctgtatcccacatcatagtgatgttgtccatctccacaagccgatcaggatgatgccggtaccatctgctctccactggaaccccaaaatgacgacaaatgccccagtggataatggaggccacctgattgtgtcgatcagtgtagtccatcggtaccaaggcactacagcctgccacaatgtagtcaactgtttccacgcctacactgcacaagcggcaagtgggactgacatctcgATGCAGAAAGCTGCTCTCATaataccgagtccgaagagcttggtcttgagcagcaacaaccagtccctcagttgcagcaggaagatttgatgacttcagccatctgtaggtctcttGCATGTCCACGGGTGGTTTCTCAATGAGACGCAATACTGATCATGCAATGGTTTTGTGCCCCAAGATTGTACAAGAAGAGAACTTACGTAAAAGAATGTACGTAAATGTTTATATACtttatatttctattattttatgtgtcattatgcccctccatgatgggcaagtggggtctttacttCATCTGGGTGCCCCCAaccggcgatcaatgacttgccaattcgatatagattacAGGCATTACTGTGACTGCGAACTTGGCACAGCAGGCCTaatggatatcaatgaccaccaggaaagtgCTGAACGTCATCATAAACGGatcgttcgccagaccacagaaacttcgcaacgactgaaacgggtcatagtctcatggacaaagctggagaaacatgagaagaaagacagacaagtttcataatttaccgtcatcactggggtttgaactcCCAGACCAtgcatggagtggtagccattgtcactaaccactaagccacggcttATGTAGCATGTTGCCATGTTGTCTTGAAACCTTTTTTGCAAGTGAGTGTGCACTGCTTGTACTAGGCATGCGCATAAAGTTGTAGGATgagttaaattttaaaaataattttaaatttttgtgggatgattttattaattatttagtaattTAGTAAACGTGACTGGCAGGATCTCTTCAAGTATTATGAAGATGACCTCCCCTGCCCCATCATTTCAAATACAATTGCACGTCTATCAAAACAAAATGGTACAATGTTGGCAGGGGTGTagtgtggcatgggctagaccgggctatgcccccatcatttgtaggcgtggtcataacaattgtggactgtaaatacgtgtaagGACTATAGCTGTATAGACTTTGTTCCTATCTGGATGTCACTGATTCTactgtatcagtcaattagaagcaaATCAAAGAGGATgtgtccataaaagtgggcgtgacccatagcatcgtgaagtttattcccccatttctagaggtcacgctacgcccctaaTGTTGGAAAGAAACTGCCAATTACTGTCACAATGTGAATAGTTTCAGTGCCCTGTGTTGTCTGACAATGCATATTCACTCGACTATGGGGCTAACTAGACTTAGTATCTTGTCTCTTTTGCAGCATGTACATATGAGATGAAGATTTATATTCATATCTACACGTGATACGTTAATATTAAGGGTtaacatattaatattaaaccgTTCTAACAGCTGTAGTCCAGTCCAACACCAATCTGTAGTCCAGATTGTAACCTAAATAATAAAGTCAACATATCATGTATGACTTGGTGATTGCAGATTTAGTGTCTTGCCTATCTGATGACATGGCTCGATGC
Coding sequences:
- the LOC134177655 gene encoding uncharacterized protein LOC134177655; the protein is MCLLDGSVLHAVSSSSLQDDDDAQRQLNTFTSEALNAPTSDAFPAAVVQHPATVYTGYSVDHMTFRWRQSQDLCVQNQTHARVDFPVKGIVEPLHDACPIASSLLPNTNKLKESKETMLSQASLTDSNKLLLLSKMLAKRKEELVQSLKRKKAALGWQRRGVQGRNRWKFVEKRNCKESFTFEGENKVGKMSERDITALNRRLLHAAKRQSRYEVERLLDVGAEVNACDSLGTTVLIRACMNGSKSLVELSLSRGADVNRTDKWGFTALMLAAWGDHDEIVEILLKSKANAELKNERGKTAYELAGNAKVKRRLRKAMDEQKYAVLYAEGTVRPEIMKLCFIGKEGAGKTTLMEALKRGWLEWAFFANEKKPDDPKCEEERTIGINVMTVDIPGVGRLSVWDYAGQGQFHKTHGLFFSSNSIFILLVSLVRGEERRLCSVEELLEELQYWLSFLRASLDAEFIPTVLIAGSHIDYCPGRQGVLQRVVDDMRELFKGKINIIEVCFVLDCRRSWTSEIQQLKKVLCDVKRSLQQSAPLYPRLCQPVVSKLLPSLRKKQEDLFMEKATLMERIEQEACPGQEKKVVEKVVDFLDDSGEIAVAGDVAALNPASLHHYAIGPLIASEDFKWHVRSKRKDGTVTREEAEKAINHFRRDKKIQVQLNTDKVLAINECLDICFKVEGRDDTYMFPALLPPKDLSVMWKRDESKKVYVGRRQVCSSETTIFSPSAFGMFQSRVHTTLDTEARLWRNGLIVSRGDSIHCYVECLVAMVDPVRSVDFVCRGGKATELECVSLLDTVMSLWRDTLDRYSPGTEYETGYLSRKHLEEHKELKQVAVYAEEKIQEAKATSKGASAAVKQVVGDDLMVESLDDLLVILASNRMLTTAVVHPSAVVAAVSKHGSSQWYLFGHKLGFSHHEITSLCHDKATAASKLFAIIQVKTEQVGDVKIDDLLLEICGLLPSRIDGTVKEELGIPT